DNA from Terriglobia bacterium:
CGTATTCTTCAACACGACGCCTGAATTCTGGATGAACCTGCAAGCGGCCTACGAATTGGCGACCGCAAGGCAGCAGAACAAAAAGCAAGTCGCCAAGATACGACCCTACCATCACGCAGCTTGACGACACATGCTCTCCCCATCGCGCAAGGCGGCCCAATCCTATGGCCAAAATACAGCTGACCTGAAAGCGAAGGGGCAGGGCGATTCACGAAAGGCGGTCACCGAGGCGCTCAAGAAAGATCGCTTTGTCCTCAGCGGCGACGGCGCGGACTACAAGCTTGAAAAGCCGATCAAAACCACCTTCGCCGACAAGGGCTTTGCCGTGGACTATCAGGTCGGCACCATCAATAAGAAGCCTGCATATGTCACCGTGATCGGCGATCAAGACACCCTGCCGAAATCCTCCGATCTAGACGCGGCATTTGGAGACATTAAGAGCGCCAAGACGCCCACCGGGCCTGCGCTGTTCCAGGATTGTGCTGGCGAACGAGTTTGTGTCGAGACGAGAATTATCGAGGGCAAGCCCGTGTGCGTCAAATGGAAGTGCAAGTGAACTATTGTGGGTAGCAATCCGGGCCTACCCAAGGGGGCTTCACAAATGCCAGCCCCGCAGGGGCGGCAGAACCCAGCCCGGCACGTGAGTGCCGGGAAAAGCGCATTTGAACAATTCCGAGTCCCGCCAGGGACGGCAGAGTTCACGACATCCCGTGGCGCGCCAGGATTTTCGCCAATTCCTCGCAGAAGCCACGCTTCTGATGGTGTTCCTTCTGGTGAAGAATGTAATCCACCGTGGCCTCGGTCTGCGAAATGCTCACGCTGAAAGCGGAATATCCTTCCTGCCACTGGAACGGCCTGCCGGTCTGCTCGTGAATCCAATGCGATGAATTCGCCTTGATCTTTTGCACGGCGGTTGCTAACGCATTGTCGGCGGGAGCAGAAGAAGAGTGTGCACATGATCGGCCATGCCGCCGACGGCGATGGCGGTCATCCCGCAACGCCGCGCGATGCCGCCGATGAAGGCCCAGGCGCGATCCTGCAAGTCATCCGGAACAGCGTGGTCGCGGTTCTTCGCCGAGAAGATGCAGTGAACGCGGAGAGAGACGCGAGTATGGTTCACGCCAGCCGAATCTATCGCGTCGGGAGGCGGGCTCTGCCGTCCCTGCGGGCCTCGCGATCATATTCGATTTCCAACCCGGCACCACGTGCCGGGCTGGGTTCTGCGGCGCGCCCCGCAAGATCGGCAACCCACAATCGGCATCAACAATGCCTTTCCCAGTTCGCCACGCGCATGCACCATTTGGGTGTAAAATGATGCAATGGCAGTAGCGAAACGAGTATCGGCAAAACGGGTCCGCCGGAGTGTGACGCTGCCGCGCGAAGTTGCAAATCAGGTCGACGCCTTGGCGAAACGGCGCCGTCTCAGCGATAACCGCGTTCTGGTGGAGTTGATCGAACAAGGGATCGAAGCCCAAAAACAGAGAGAGCGCGATTTCTTCAAACTCGCCGAACGGTTTCGCGCCGCGTCGGATCCCGAACAAGTGAAGAGCCTGGGCGACGAATTGGGCCGCATGGTCTTCGGCGAGTAATGCCCCAGATCGAAACCTGGTCGCGCCTTCCGCATGCCATTCGAGACCATCTGGTCGAACGTATGCACGACCGTAATGTCGGTCTCAGCGACCTAAACCGGCTGCGAATCTGGATGGAATCGAAGCCGGAAGTGCCGGAAGGGCCATGGTACAAGGACTTTGGCTCATTCAAGCTGTGCGGCGAAGGCAAATTTCCGAAGACCTTTCTGCTGCCGGGGCAGGCGGCCTTGGGACGGAAGCTTTAGGCTGGTCAAGCCCGGCAGTGAGGTTTGTCACAACGCCTTGTGCGTCCGGCGTAGTAGAGTAATTAGAGATGTCGCGAGACAAAGTCCTCATCGTCGATGACGAGAAGCTGGTGCGCTGGTCGCTGCGCCAGAAGTGCGAGGAGTGGGGATACCAGACGGTCGAGGCGGAAAACGGCCAGGCCGCGCTGAAGCTCGCCCACAACGAGTCGCCCGACTTGGTGCTGCTCGACGTGCGCCTGCCCGACATCGGCGGCCTGGAAGTGCTGCAGCAGCTTAAGCAGAATGGCGACGCGCGCGCGGTCATCATGATCACCGCCGATCCGCAGCTCGACGACGTGAAGGCGGCGCTCAAGCTGGGCGCCTACGACTTTGTCGGCAAGCCGATTAATTTCGACGAGCTCGCCGTCACCACCAAAAACGCGCTGGAAGCCACCAAGCTGAAGACCGAAGTCGAGGCGCTGCGCGGACAGGTGCGGCGCAAGACGGGATATCACGAGGTCATCGGCGTCTCGAAAAAAATGACCGAGCTGATGGGCTTCGTGCGCAAGGTTGCGTCCAGCGAAGCCACCACCATTCTCATCCAGGGCGAAAGCGGCACCGGCAAGGATCTGATCGCCAAGGCCATTCACTACGAGAGCACGCGCCACGAGAAGCCGTTTGTCGCCATCAACTGCTCGGCGATCCCGGAAATGCTGATGGAGGCCGAGCTGTTCGGGCACGAGCGCGGCGCCTTTACCGACGCCAAGCAGATGAAGAAGGGCCTGTTCGAAATGGCTGACGGCGGCACGCTGTTTTTGGACGAGATCGGAGAGCTCTCGCCGCTGCTGCAGGCCAAGCTGCTGCGGGTGCTGGAAGACCAGGTGATCCGGCGCGTCGGCGGCGTCAAAGACATGCAGGTGGACGTGCGCGTCATCGCGGCCAGCAATCGCGACTTGGAAAAAGCGGTGCGCGAGGGTCAATTCCGCCAGGATTTGTATTACCGGCTGGCGATCATCTCGATCTTTCTGCCGCCGCTGCGCGAGCGCAAGGAAGACATCCTGCCGATGGTCGATTTCTTCATCGAGCGCTACAACCGCAGGTTTCGGAAAGCGATTCGCGGGATCACCGACGAGAGCCGCAAACTGCTGCTCGCCCATGACTGGCCCGGCAATGTACGCGAGCTGAAAAACGCCATCGAGCGCGCCATGATCCTGGAGGAAGAAGATTCGCTCTGCCCGGTTTATCTGCCGTTCTCGGTGGGCCGCGCGCCGAGCGGGATGACGGCGTTCGAAGCGGTCGCCGGAGAAAGCGCGCAGCCGCTCCCGAACGGGCGCAGCCTGCCGCGC
Protein-coding regions in this window:
- a CDS encoding sigma-54 dependent transcriptional regulator; translated protein: MSRDKVLIVDDEKLVRWSLRQKCEEWGYQTVEAENGQAALKLAHNESPDLVLLDVRLPDIGGLEVLQQLKQNGDARAVIMITADPQLDDVKAALKLGAYDFVGKPINFDELAVTTKNALEATKLKTEVEALRGQVRRKTGYHEVIGVSKKMTELMGFVRKVASSEATTILIQGESGTGKDLIAKAIHYESTRHEKPFVAINCSAIPEMLMEAELFGHERGAFTDAKQMKKGLFEMADGGTLFLDEIGELSPLLQAKLLRVLEDQVIRRVGGVKDMQVDVRVIAASNRDLEKAVREGQFRQDLYYRLAIISIFLPPLRERKEDILPMVDFFIERYNRRFRKAIRGITDESRKLLLAHDWPGNVRELKNAIERAMILEEEDSLCPVYLPFSVGRAPSGMTAFEAVAGESAQPLPNGRSLPRLSIPEGGTSLEEVERTLVDMAMLQANGNQTHAARLLDISRDALRYKLKKYGLMHGEEEPADSAEAS